A region from the Panthera uncia isolate 11264 chromosome D3 unlocalized genomic scaffold, Puncia_PCG_1.0 HiC_scaffold_8, whole genome shotgun sequence genome encodes:
- the RAB27B gene encoding ras-related protein Rab-27B has protein sequence MTDGDYDYLIKLLALGDSGVGKTTFLYRYTDNKFNPKFITTVGIDFREKRVVYNAQGPNGSSGKAFKVHLQLWDTAGQERFRSLTTAFFRDAMGFLLMFDLTSQQSFLNVRNWMSQLQANAYCENPDIVLIGNKADLPDQREVNERQARDLADKYGIPYFETSAATGQNVEKAVETLLDLIMKRMEQCVEKTQVPDTVNGGNSGKLDGEKPAEKKCGC, from the exons ATGACCGATGGGGACTATGACTATCTGATCAAACTCCTGGCCCTTGGAGATTCAGGGGTGGGGAAGACGACATTTCTTTATCGATACACAGACAATAAATTCAATCCCAAGTTTATCACCACTGTAGGGATAGACTTCCGGGAAAAACGTGTG GTTTATAATGCACAGGGACCCAATGGATCATCAGGGAAAGCATTTAAGGTGCATCTTCAGCTGTGGGACACTGCAGGACAAGAACG ATTCCGGAGCCTCACAACTGCATTTTTCAGAGATGCCATGGGTTTCTTATTAATGTTTGACCTCACCAGTCAACAGAGCTTCTTGAATGTCAGAAACTGGATGA GCCAACTGCAAGCAAATGCTTATTGTGAAAATCCAGATATAGTATTAATTGGCAACAAGGCGGACCTGCCAGACCAGAGGGAAGTCAATGAAAGGCAAGCCCGGGACCTGGCTGACAAATACGG CATACCATATTTTGAAACAAGTGCAGCAACTGGCCAGAATGTGGAGAAAGCCGTGGAAACCCTTCTGGACTTAATAATGAAGCGAATGGAACAGTGTGTAGAGAAGACACAAGTCCCTGACACCGTCAACGGTGGAAACTCGGGAAAGCTAGATGGGGAGAAACCAGCAGAGAAGAAATGTGGCTGCTAG